DNA sequence from the Peptococcus niger genome:
ATCGTCCCGCCCGAGACCCGCCACGCCTTAGATGCCTTGCGAGACCGTGGTCATGAAGTGATCCTGGCCACCGGCCGGCTACAAATTGACGCCTGGCAGACCGCCGAGCCCTTGGGCATCCGCCACATGGTCTCAGACGGCGGCAACGGCTTAACCGTCAACGGCGTCCTGGAGCGGCTGGACGGGCTTCCGACAGCCCGATGTAAAGCCTTCCTCCACGACCTGCAAACCCTCGGCATCCCCTGGGCGGCCGTCAGCGCCAACCGCTTAGACCGCTGGACCACCGACCCGCATTTTGACCGCTTTGGCGACCATTATTTCAAAAACCACCAGGTCAGCCCTGCCGCCATCGACCGGGCCGAGGTCTTTTATAAAATTTTTGTCCACCACGATCCCAACACCGCCCCCTTTCCCGTCAACACAGAGGGCCTGCCCGTCGTCCCTTACGCCAAACGCTTTCTCCTCATTGAGCCCATGGAAAAAGGCCGCGGCATTACCGATATGATGCGCCGCCTGAACGGCAACCTGGCAGACGTTGTCGTCTTCGGCGACGGCCTCAACGACCTTCATATGTTTGACCCCCGCTGGACCTCCATCGCCATGGGCAACGCCCGGGATGAATTAAAACGCCAGGCCGACTACATCACCGCAGACGCCGCCCAGGGCGGCATCGTCCAGGCCCTGACCCATTACGGCTGGCTCTAACAGGCGAAAAATGCTTGGGCCAGCAAGTGCGACGCCAGAGAAAAGTCCCCCTCAACTTAGATAGATCTTTCCGTCTAAGTTTAGGGGGACTTTTATGGTATTTGGGTCAGGCCGCCAAATCAATCCTCCGCTTTTGTGGCGAAGGTGTAGCGCACCACCGGATGGCGGGCGGCGGTTACTTCGTCAACGCGGCGGATGGGGGTATGGCGGGGCATCTCGTGCAGGACCTCCGGGGTGTCATGGGCTTTCTGAATCAAGGCCCGGAAGGCTTCGGC
Encoded proteins:
- a CDS encoding HAD family hydrolase, whose translation is MTKKYFFFDLDGTLAPGIDKIVPPETRHALDALRDRGHEVILATGRLQIDAWQTAEPLGIRHMVSDGGNGLTVNGVLERLDGLPTARCKAFLHDLQTLGIPWAAVSANRLDRWTTDPHFDRFGDHYFKNHQVSPAAIDRAEVFYKIFVHHDPNTAPFPVNTEGLPVVPYAKRFLLIEPMEKGRGITDMMRRLNGNLADVVVFGDGLNDLHMFDPRWTSIAMGNARDELKRQADYITADAAQGGIVQALTHYGWL